The following coding sequences lie in one Treponema socranskii subsp. buccale genomic window:
- a CDS encoding arginyltransferase, protein MAGDIRSDEGGDAFNNLYAGGCGYFEGRTSHETIYRIPSVDEASAMLLHGEEQKRIENDPALCQRILFDIILAEGFRRSGSYVYRADCPDCKACIPIRIFPDAFEPSKSQRRVFERNRDLGVTITTKADEFVTDEKVTLFRIYDKRHNPDSEKSFDEAKKTLIDMNGICRTAEDGRYESFYSGTINMDYRYSGKLIGVGIIDTGKESLSSNYFYYDTSDETKKRSIGTYSILREIELCRTFHLQRYYLGYWLKDCKSMVYKSNFKPHELLIDGKWKLIT, encoded by the coding sequence ATGGCCGGCGATATCCGATCCGACGAAGGGGGCGATGCTTTTAACAATCTGTATGCCGGCGGCTGCGGTTATTTTGAAGGCCGCACGTCGCACGAAACGATTTACCGCATTCCGTCAGTGGACGAAGCGTCCGCTATGCTGCTGCACGGTGAAGAGCAGAAGCGTATCGAAAACGATCCCGCACTCTGTCAGCGAATTTTGTTCGACATCATCCTCGCCGAAGGTTTCCGCCGATCAGGATCGTACGTATATCGCGCCGACTGTCCCGATTGCAAAGCGTGTATTCCGATCAGAATTTTTCCGGACGCGTTCGAGCCGTCGAAGTCGCAGCGGCGAGTGTTCGAGCGGAACCGCGATCTTGGCGTAACGATCACGACGAAAGCGGACGAATTCGTCACCGACGAAAAAGTTACGCTTTTCCGCATCTACGACAAGCGGCACAATCCCGACTCTGAAAAAAGTTTTGACGAAGCAAAAAAAACGCTCATCGATATGAACGGCATCTGCCGCACGGCGGAGGACGGCAGATACGAATCGTTTTATTCCGGCACGATAAATATGGATTACAGGTACAGCGGAAAGCTCATCGGCGTCGGCATCATCGACACGGGAAAAGAAAGCCTGTCGTCAAATTATTTTTACTATGACACGTCGGACGAAACGAAAAAGAGAAGCATCGGCACCTACAGCATATTGAGGGAAATCGAATTGTGCCGAACATTTCATCTGCAACGGTACTATCTCGGCTATTGGCTTAAAGACTGCAAGTCGATGGTGTACAAATCGAATTTCAAGCCGCACGAATTGCTGATCGACGGCAAGTGGAAACTGATTACATAA
- the argC gene encoding N-acetyl-gamma-glutamyl-phosphate reductase has translation MAYRVFIDGQEGTTGLKIYERFAKRSDIEILRIDDDKRKDADERKKLINNSDFTFLCLPDAAAVEAAELCTNPAVRIIDASTAHRTAPGWDYGFPELSSDFRHRIERSKRVAVPGCYASGFNAICFPLISSHIMGRDYPVVCHAVSGYSGAGKKAIAEYEAENRPEELASPRLYALTQHHKHLPEMQKISGLDFPPAFTPYICDYFSGMTVTVPLHVRLLAKKVSALDVREMFASRYEGSKFIKVMELQDTIDGGFIAANTLSGTNDMQIFVYGNDERIVISARFDNLGKGASGAAVQCMNIMMGIDEGTGL, from the coding sequence ATGGCATACAGGGTTTTTATCGACGGACAGGAAGGTACGACGGGTTTAAAGATATACGAGCGCTTTGCAAAGCGAAGCGACATCGAAATACTGCGCATAGACGACGACAAAAGAAAAGACGCGGACGAACGAAAAAAATTAATTAATAATTCCGACTTTACGTTTTTATGTCTCCCCGATGCCGCTGCCGTCGAAGCCGCAGAGCTGTGCACGAATCCCGCCGTGCGCATCATCGACGCGTCGACTGCGCACCGTACGGCTCCCGGCTGGGATTACGGTTTCCCCGAACTTTCAAGCGATTTCAGGCACCGCATCGAAAGATCGAAACGGGTCGCGGTTCCCGGCTGCTATGCGAGCGGCTTTAACGCGATCTGCTTTCCGCTCATCTCTTCGCACATCATGGGACGCGATTATCCCGTCGTATGCCACGCGGTTTCAGGCTACAGCGGCGCGGGCAAAAAAGCGATCGCCGAGTACGAAGCGGAAAACCGCCCCGAAGAACTCGCCTCCCCGCGCCTCTACGCGCTGACGCAGCATCACAAGCATTTGCCGGAAATGCAAAAGATAAGCGGCTTGGATTTTCCGCCCGCCTTTACTCCGTATATATGCGATTATTTTTCGGGTATGACGGTTACCGTGCCTCTGCACGTGCGGCTGCTTGCAAAAAAAGTTTCCGCTCTTGACGTACGGGAGATGTTTGCGTCCCGCTATGAGGGTTCAAAATTTATTAAGGTTATGGAACTGCAGGATACGATCGACGGCGGATTTATCGCGGCAAATACGCTTTCGGGAACGAACGATATGCAGATATTCGTGTACGGAAACGACGAGCGCATCGTAATCTCCGCACGCTTCGACAATCTCGGCAAAGGAGCGTCGGGAGCTGCGGTGCAGTGTATGAATATCATGATGGGAATCGACGAGGGTACGGGACTGTAA
- a CDS encoding DNA alkylation repair protein: MTALQKKLFSMQDEAYRRFQQKLLPTLPSETIIGIRTPALRSFAKDFAKTSDAKEFIKKLPHVYYEENNVHAFIIETIADFDDAVAALDDFLPYVDNWATCDSMSPKALEKNIPALYKKAQEWMASKKTYTVRFGIGILMRFFLDERFTLSSATLVSKIRSDEYYINMMVAWYFATALAKQYDAALPFIEKKKLDVWTHNKTIQKAIESYRVPDDRKKYLCSLKLKP, encoded by the coding sequence ATGACGGCGCTTCAAAAAAAATTATTTTCGATGCAGGATGAGGCTTACCGGCGATTTCAGCAAAAACTTTTGCCGACGCTTCCGAGCGAAACGATCATCGGCATACGGACTCCCGCGCTCCGCTCTTTTGCAAAAGACTTCGCAAAGACTTCCGATGCGAAAGAATTTATTAAAAAATTACCGCACGTCTATTACGAAGAAAACAACGTACACGCGTTCATCATCGAAACGATTGCCGATTTCGACGACGCCGTCGCCGCTCTCGACGATTTTTTGCCCTACGTCGACAACTGGGCGACCTGCGATTCGATGAGTCCGAAAGCGCTCGAAAAAAATATTCCTGCGTTGTACAAAAAAGCGCAGGAATGGATGGCATCGAAAAAAACTTATACGGTGAGATTCGGCATCGGCATACTCATGCGCTTTTTTCTCGACGAACGCTTTACGCTTTCGTCCGCGACCCTCGTTTCAAAAATACGTTCGGACGAATACTATATCAATATGATGGTCGCATGGTATTTTGCGACGGCGCTCGCAAAACAATACGATGCCGCTCTTCCCTTTATCGAAAAGAAAAAGCTCGATGTATGGACTCACAACAAAACGATTCAAAAAGCGATTGAAAGTTACCGCGTTCCCGACGACCGCAAAAAATATTTGTGCAGTCTGAAATTAAAACCGTAA
- a CDS encoding ABC transporter ATP-binding protein, whose amino-acid sequence MEPILTVENLTKRYGAKPALKDISLVLEAGRIMGLMGPNGSGKTTFLKVVAGLQKANGGKVCVCGNPVGVESKKYVSFLPDRNIMPKWMTALDAFDYYRDYFDDFDVRKASDMLDFVRLEKNVPVSQMSKGMIEKLNLTLCFSRSAKLFLLDEPLGGVDPVARERIVSAIVNTYNPSSSIIVSTHLVHDIEHMFNDVCFIGNGEIVLYEDASVLKSRRGMDIDELYIDTFKEM is encoded by the coding sequence ATGGAACCGATATTGACTGTTGAAAATTTGACGAAGCGGTACGGCGCAAAGCCCGCGCTTAAAGATATTTCGCTCGTGCTCGAAGCGGGACGAATCATGGGACTCATGGGGCCGAACGGCAGCGGCAAGACGACGTTTTTGAAAGTCGTTGCGGGGCTGCAAAAGGCGAACGGCGGAAAAGTGTGCGTGTGCGGAAACCCCGTCGGCGTTGAAAGCAAAAAATACGTATCCTTTTTACCCGATCGGAATATTATGCCGAAGTGGATGACGGCACTCGACGCTTTCGATTATTACCGCGATTATTTTGACGATTTCGACGTGCGCAAAGCGTCCGATATGCTCGATTTCGTCCGTCTCGAAAAAAACGTTCCCGTCTCGCAGATGTCGAAAGGCATGATCGAAAAGCTGAATTTGACTTTGTGTTTTTCACGCAGTGCAAAATTGTTTTTGCTCGACGAGCCGCTCGGCGGCGTCGATCCCGTTGCAAGGGAAAGAATCGTATCGGCTATCGTCAACACGTACAATCCTTCTTCATCGATCATCGTGAGCACTCATCTCGTACACGACATCGAACACATGTTCAACGACGTGTGTTTTATCGGCAACGGAGAAATCGTGCTGTATGAAGATGCGAGCGTGCTGAAAAGCCGACGCGGCATGGACATCGATGAACTGTATATCGATACGTTTAAGGAAATGTAA
- the pyrF gene encoding orotidine-5'-phosphate decarboxylase — translation MNHAMERLRELSKKNGPLCVGLDTDPSYIPESVLRRFGGKAEAVFAYNREIVNRIAADKSACCCKVQIAYYEAMGVAGMSAYAKTLSAVRAAGLSVISDIKRGDIANTAEAYARAHFSGDFETDIVTVNPYMGFDTLSPFADFCKKGKGIFVLLRTSNPGAADIERRELKEGGVVFGIVGAELKRLAKECSEYYPAECCPPVGAVVGCTEESDARFLRDAYPELFFLIPGYGAQGGKARVAAALLGKAGGVVNSSRALLCAWKNDADFLRKADEGTITLSDMADAAARSALSAKEELCALT, via the coding sequence GTGAACCACGCGATGGAACGTCTTCGGGAGCTTTCGAAAAAAAACGGACCGCTGTGCGTCGGACTCGACACCGATCCGTCGTATATCCCCGAAAGCGTTTTGCGCCGATTCGGCGGAAAAGCGGAAGCGGTTTTCGCATACAACAGAGAAATTGTTAATCGAATTGCGGCCGACAAAAGTGCGTGCTGCTGTAAAGTACAGATCGCGTATTACGAAGCGATGGGCGTTGCGGGAATGAGCGCGTATGCGAAAACGCTTTCGGCGGTGAGGGCTGCAGGGCTGTCGGTCATTTCCGACATCAAGCGGGGAGACATCGCGAATACGGCGGAAGCCTATGCGCGTGCGCATTTTTCGGGCGACTTCGAAACGGATATCGTGACGGTAAATCCGTATATGGGTTTCGATACGCTTTCGCCCTTTGCGGATTTTTGCAAAAAGGGCAAAGGGATATTCGTTTTGCTCCGCACGTCGAATCCCGGGGCGGCGGACATCGAACGAAGGGAGCTTAAAGAAGGAGGCGTCGTATTCGGCATCGTCGGTGCGGAACTCAAGCGGCTTGCGAAAGAATGCTCCGAGTATTATCCGGCCGAGTGCTGTCCGCCCGTCGGTGCCGTCGTCGGCTGTACGGAAGAAAGCGATGCCCGTTTTTTGCGCGACGCGTATCCCGAACTCTTTTTTTTGATCCCCGGCTACGGTGCTCAGGGCGGAAAAGCGCGCGTTGCCGCTGCACTCCTCGGCAAAGCCGGCGGCGTCGTCAACTCTTCGCGCGCTCTTTTATGCGCATGGAAAAACGATGCGGATTTCCTGCGAAAAGCGGATGAAGGGACGATTACGCTTTCCGATATGGCCGATGCGGCTGCTCGAAGCGCGCTTTCGGCAAAAGAAGAATTGTGCGCTTTGACGTAA